Genomic window (Chitinophaga parva):
CGCCTTTGGGGCCCATCACGGCAATTTCTGCGTTGGGGAAGGCAAAGTTCAGGTCTGCCCCAATATGTTTGGAGTTCATTACGCAGTAGGCGCCGCCATAGGCTTTGCGGGTGGTCACTGTGATCTTGGGCACGGTGGCTTCACAGAGGGCGTAGAGCAGCTTGGCGCCGTTGCTGATAATGCCGTTCCATTCCTGGTCTGTTCCGGGCAGGAAGCCGGGTACGTCTACCAGCACCAGCAGGGGCACGTTGAAGGCATCGCAGAAGCGGGTAAAGCGGGCGCCCTTCACGGAGGCGTGGATGTCCAGCACCCCGGCCAGGTTTGCCGGCTGGTTAGCCACAATACCGATGCTGCGGCCGGCAATGCGGGCAAAACCCACGATGATGTTTTCCGCAAAATCCCTGTGCACTTCAAAGAAGCTTTCTTCATCTACGATATGACCGATGACTTCTTTCATATCATAAGGTTGGTTAGGGTTTTCCGGTACCAGGGTATTGAGTGCGGGCCGGCGTTCATCACGGCTTTCGTAAGGGTATACCGGTGCGGTTTCCTCGCAGTTCTGCGGGATGTAGGAGAGGAGTTGTTTAATATTCTGGATGCACTCCACTTCATTGGCGCAGGCAAAGTGGGTCACCCCGCTTTTGGTGGCATGGGTGGTGGCCCCGCCCAGTTCATCGGCGGTCACATTTTCATGGGTCACGGTCTTTACCACATTGGGACCTGTGACAAACATGTAGGACGTATTTTCCACCATGAGGATAAAGTCTGTAATGGCCGGGCTGTATACGGCGCCGCCGGCGCAGGGCCCCATGATGGCGGATAGCTGGGGGATCACGCCGGAGGCGCGGGTATTGCGGTAGAAAATATCGGCGTAGCCGCCCAGGCTTACCACGCCTTCCTGGATGCGGGCGCCCCCGCTGTCGTTCAGGCCTATGATGGGCGCCCCGTTCTGCAGGGCCAGGTCCATTACTTTGCAGATCTTGCGCGCATGCGGTTCGGAAAGGCTGCCTCCGTACACGGTAAAGTCCTGGGAGAATACGTATACCAGGCGGCCGTGAACGGTGCCGTACCCGGTTACCACGCCATCCCCGGGAAACTGTTCCTGGGTAGCATTATCACGGTTATGTACCAGCATGTCCAGCTCTTCAAATGAGCCTTCATCCAGGAGGAGTTGCAATCTTTCACGGGCGGTGAGCTTTCCTTTTTTGTGCTGGGAGGCAATGCGGGCCTCACCTCCGCCTAACAGGGCTACAGCCATCTTCTGCTGTAGTTGTGGGATCTTTTTCATGCGTAGAATATGATGGTATTGGTGCTGGTAAAAATAAAAAAGGATTCCGGTAAAGGAATCCTTGCGTATGAAGGTAGTGTTTTTTATTCTTTGATGATGGCAGTTTTGGCGGTGAGCACCGTGTCGCTGAAATGACCGGCTGCATCCCGCACGTAGGCGCTGAACCAGATGCTGTCGTTTGTGGAGGTAGGATTGAACCCGATGATGTCAATGCTTTGCAGGGCAATGGTCACCTGGCCTTTTACGCTGTGGCCTTTATTGGCCCCGATGTCCGGCATCTGTGCGTAGATCCAGGCGGTGGTATCGGGCAGGGTATTGTTGATATCCTTGCTTTTATAGTGGGCGCGGATGCCCAGGGTATCATTGATATCGCCATCGGCGTCGGCAATATTGAAGGTAACGTTGAAATTATAGCCGTTCTGGGGAACGCCGGCCGCAGTGGATGCAAAGTAAACACTGGGATCATAGCTCGCAAAGCTCAGGGAAGGTTTGGTACCGGAGCTTTCCTTTTTACAGGCGGCCAATACGCTGCAAACAGCGGCGAACATCAGAATTTTCTTCATAAGAACAAACCTACATTAAATTGGTTAATATGCCAATAGCACTATAGACATTGGCCGGCGGCCGGAGTTTAAAACGGCGGCCGCTTTTCTAAAAACGGTATTCCGGGATATTTGTTACGCCCGGCAGGTAATTTATCCCGCAGCCTGTAACTTTGCAGTTCCGAAGGATTTATCTGAAGACTATGAGCACAGCACTGATGGACCGCATTTTCTCCGTAACGGAAGCCGGCTTTGAAGCCCTGGCCCTGGAGGTATTCCGCCTGCAGTACCAGGAAAACGCCCTGTACCGGGCCTATACCGATGCCCTGCGCATCCGGCCGGAAACGGTGCATTCGCTCACCCGGATCCCTTTCCTGCCCATCCAGTTCTTCAAAACCCATACGGTTACCTCCGGCCAGTTTACACCGGAGCTGGTGTTTGAGAGCAGCGGCACCACGCAAACGGTGAACAGCCGCCACCTGGTGAAGGAGGCCGCCTGGTATGAACGGAGTTTCATGCAGGCCTTTGAACATTTTTACGGGCCGGTGGAAGACTACGTGGTACTGGGCCTGCTGCCTGCATACCTGGAGCGCAAAGCATCCTCCCTGGTGCATATGGTCAATGCCATGATCCAGGTGAGCCGCCACCCGGAAAGCGGTTTTTACCTGTATGAGCATGCCCAGCTGGCGGAGCGCCTGCAAGCCCTGGAAGCCCGGGGGCAAAAGGTGTTGCTCATAGGCGTCACCTTTGGATTACTGGATTTTGCGGAGCAATACCAGCTGCACTTAAAAAACACCCTGGTAATGGAAACCGGGGGCATGAAAGGCCGCCGCGAGGAATGGACCCGCCAGCAGGTACACGATTTCCTGCAATCCCGTTTAGGCGTGCCAGTTATACATGCGGAATACGGCATGACAGAGCTCCTGTCACAGGCCTACTCCAGGGGCAACGGCCTTTTTGAAACCCCATCCTGGATGCGCGTGCTCCTGCGTGATGAAAGTGATCCCTTCCAGCTTTACGAGCGCGCTGCTGCCGGCGTGATCAACGTGGTGGACCTGGCTAACCGGTACTCCTGCGCCTTCATTGGCACAGAAGATATCGGTAAGCTGCATGCCGATGGCCGCTTTGAGGTACTGGGCCGCCTGGACAACTCCGCCCTGCGGGGATGCAGCCTGATGGTAAGTTAATATTAAAAATATTTACATATATTTTTTACCTTGCATGGGTTACTATCCGATGTAAGATGAAAACGACTGTCCTATTCCTATGCAGCTGCCTGGCGGTGTGCAGCGCCGATGCGCAGCTTTTGAAAAAAGCGGGTGATAAACTGAGATCCGTGGTGCACAGAAACAATGCAGATTCTACCTATGCCATGGCAGACGGCGGCGAGCCTACCATGCCTGCCGATGTGGAAGAAAAAGCGGTGCGCAGCGGCCAGCAGCGTGCCAACCCTGCCCTCCTGATCTCCGGTGATGACCGGGTGCAGATAGACTCCACTTTTGATTTTGATGTGGCCATTTACCAGGACATGGAAGCCTACCAGGGCAACCAGCTGGTGAAAGATGGCGGCCAGCAGATCGTGATCTATTACAGCGCCTCCCAGCCCATGTTTGCCATTCAATTGTCCAGCCGCGCCACGGCGGCCCGCCATCACTTTTACGGCAATTTTGAAAAGGAATCTTTGCTGAACATTACCGGCGATGAAAAAATAGCCAGCGGTGTAAAACAGGCTATGTCGCTGGAAGCCATCGAGCCTGCATATCCCGGTGATTTTGGCTACCTGGGCGTGCTGCTGCGCACGGGCAATAAAAAGGTGATAGCAGGCGTAGCCTGTGAAGAATATTTAGGCCACAACGATGCGCATGTGACCAATACCAACCATGGTGCTGTAACCGCCCATGTGTGGATCCCGCAGGACCCGCGGACGTTATTCCCCGGTTATGGTTTCATCCCTAAAAAATACCTGGATGAAATAGAAACCCTGCGCACGCAAGGTGGTTATGCACCATTCATTTTCCCGTTGGAGATGTACCTGGAATACGGGAATGGTGACAAGGTATACACGTTCACGAATGACATTATCATGGGCGAGCACCGCACGGTGAGCGTAATGGATATTGTTAAATAGCAACCCTGGTCAGGAGCGCCGCCTGTGCCACAAAAGGTAGTCCAGGCTTGCCTTCCCGGGCCCGAAGCAAAAGAGTGTGAGCAACATTAGTAAATAATACAAGGGGATTTCAAAGCCATTGTTGCCCGCGTCAAATCCATTTTCCCAATGCACTGTTTTAATGGCCACCAGCATCACGATCATGAGTGGGATGCTGATAATGCGCGTAGCCAGGCCCAGCGTGAGCAGCAGCACCCCCAGGGCCTCTGTGCCGGCGGCCAGGTAGGCGCTGAGTTTGGGCAGGGGAATGTTCATGCCGGCAAACCAGTCTGCAATGTCCTGGATATTGCTCCACTTCTTGGTGGCGGGGCCATAGAAGCCATAGGCCAGCACCAGGCGTACCAGCAAAAGGGGGATGAAGCCAAGCTGCGTGAGCCTGGTATTCCAGGTGGCAAAACGTGCGTTCATGCAAATCCGAGGATTAGTTTAGTATGAAGGGCGTGCTCAAAGAAAGATAA
Coding sequences:
- a CDS encoding HvfX family Cu-binding RiPP maturation protein; translated protein: MNARFATWNTRLTQLGFIPLLLVRLVLAYGFYGPATKKWSNIQDIADWFAGMNIPLPKLSAYLAAGTEALGVLLLTLGLATRIISIPLMIVMLVAIKTVHWENGFDAGNNGFEIPLYYLLMLLTLFCFGPGKASLDYLLWHRRRS
- a CDS encoding acyl-CoA synthetase family protein; protein product: MSTALMDRIFSVTEAGFEALALEVFRLQYQENALYRAYTDALRIRPETVHSLTRIPFLPIQFFKTHTVTSGQFTPELVFESSGTTQTVNSRHLVKEAAWYERSFMQAFEHFYGPVEDYVVLGLLPAYLERKASSLVHMVNAMIQVSRHPESGFYLYEHAQLAERLQALEARGQKVLLIGVTFGLLDFAEQYQLHLKNTLVMETGGMKGRREEWTRQQVHDFLQSRLGVPVIHAEYGMTELLSQAYSRGNGLFETPSWMRVLLRDESDPFQLYERAAAGVINVVDLANRYSCAFIGTEDIGKLHADGRFEVLGRLDNSALRGCSLMVS
- a CDS encoding acyl-CoA carboxylase subunit beta; its protein translation is MKKIPQLQQKMAVALLGGGEARIASQHKKGKLTARERLQLLLDEGSFEELDMLVHNRDNATQEQFPGDGVVTGYGTVHGRLVYVFSQDFTVYGGSLSEPHARKICKVMDLALQNGAPIIGLNDSGGARIQEGVVSLGGYADIFYRNTRASGVIPQLSAIMGPCAGGAVYSPAITDFILMVENTSYMFVTGPNVVKTVTHENVTADELGGATTHATKSGVTHFACANEVECIQNIKQLLSYIPQNCEETAPVYPYESRDERRPALNTLVPENPNQPYDMKEVIGHIVDEESFFEVHRDFAENIIVGFARIAGRSIGIVANQPANLAGVLDIHASVKGARFTRFCDAFNVPLLVLVDVPGFLPGTDQEWNGIISNGAKLLYALCEATVPKITVTTRKAYGGAYCVMNSKHIGADLNFAFPNAEIAVMGPKGAVEIIYKKEIDAAPDPEARMNELVAEYTEQFANPYLAAEKGYIDEVILPEQTRSKLIRGYKMLENKVVNMPRKKHGNIPL